In Zingiber officinale cultivar Zhangliang chromosome 8B, Zo_v1.1, whole genome shotgun sequence, a single genomic region encodes these proteins:
- the LOC122014608 gene encoding probable DNA-directed RNA polymerase III subunit RPC6: protein MLPQKRPHPDSKSKPPPLPEAEQKIYTSIKSKQSMGIWTADIKRETGLPNTVVTKALKSLQNKNLIKDVVNVHNRAKKMFMAVEFEPSREISGGSWYTDGKLDTELINALKRVCLRYIAEHKVTTMEEISRSIEASRVLNVPCSMQQLLEIVRTLVLDKEIEEFRSKGAGEFARVPSGKTCYRISRGKVGTEAGYLASVPCGVCPRISECTPDGVISPKTCVYYNKWLNLDF from the coding sequence ATGTTGCCACAGAAGAGGCCACATCCTGACTCCAAATCTAAACCTCCACCACTCCCAGAAGCTGAACAAAAAATCTACACATCGATCaagagcaaacaaagcatgggGATTTGGACAGCGGACATCAAAAGAGAAACAGGTCTTCCTAACACTGTTGTCACCAAGGCCCTCAAGTCACTCCAGAACAAAAACCTTATAAAAGATGTCGTCAATGTTCACAACAGAGCTAAAAAGATGTTCATGGCTGTGGAGTTTGAACCATCAAGGGAAATATCTGGTGGTTCATGGTACACCGATGGAAAACTCGATACAGAGCTCATCAACGCTTTGAAGAGAGTTTGCTTGAGGTATATTGCGGAGCACAAAGTCACAACAATGGAAGAAATATCGAGGTCCATAGAGGCCTCAAGAGTGCTGAACGTGCCATGTAGCATGCAGCAGTTGCTTGAGATCGTTCGTACCTTGGTTCTTGACAAAGAGATTGAGGAATTTAGGAGCAAGGGTGCAGGAGAATTCGCGCGTGTGCCATCAGGTAAGACTTGCTATAGGATCTCAAGGGGAAAAGTGGGAACTGAAGCTGGTTACTTGGCTTCAGTTCCTTGCGGAGTGTGCCCGAGAATAAGCGAATGCACACCCGATGGGGTTATATCACCCAAGACATGTGTGTACTACAATAAATGGCTCAATCTGGACTTCTAG
- the LOC122014610 gene encoding uncharacterized protein LOC122014610, whose product MRLRPKLPRFLPSLLVSRLLADAAGIFQFLPVFGFRCWRRRGLLIPWRLPIAAPPRHRPAIRPDLAGFHQSKFDRELDLNCWFCKRSRILGCSNLFNKFSKRPVDGLESRT is encoded by the exons ATGAGACTTCGCCCTAAACTACCCAGATTTCTGCCGAGTCTTCTCGTCTCCCGACTGCTTGCCGACGCCGCCGGGATTTTCCAGTTCCTTCCCGTCTTTGGATTTCGCTGCTGGCGTCGTCGGGGTTTGCTCATTCCTTGGCGTCTTCCCATCGCCGCTCCTCCTCGCCACCGCCCAGCGATAAGGCCTGATCTCGCCGGATTTCACCAAAG CAAATTCGACAGGGAACTGGATTTAAATTGTTGGTTCTGCAAACGAAGCCGAATTTTagggtgttcaaacttgtttaatAAG TTTTCAAAGAGACCGGTAGATGGTCTGGAATCACGAACGTAA
- the LOC122014609 gene encoding transmembrane protein 256 homolog, translated as MNPMIWHKVAAISGVAALGLGTYGSHGFRPKDETFKEVWRTASLYHLVHTAALVGAPVAKHPNIFGGLLTAGILAFSGSCYATAYLEDRQYSFLAPFGGFAFIGAWASLIF; from the exons ATGAATCCCATGATTTGGCACAAGGTCGCTGCAATTTCcg GGGTCGCTGCTCTCGGCCTCGGGACCTACGGATCGCATGGCTTCCGGCCAAAAGACGAAACTTTCAAAGAG gtttGGCGCACTGCTTCTCTCTACCACTTGGTCCACACCGCTGCCTTGGTCGGAGCTCCGGTCGCCAAACACCCCAACATC TTCGGAGGGCTTCTGACTGCTGGTATCCTGGCGTTCTCTGGATC GTGCTACGCGACAGCATATCTCGAAGATAGACAATACTCTTTTCTCGCACCGTTTGGTGGCTTTGCATTCATTGGAGCTTGGGCCAGTTTAATCTTCTGA